The following coding sequences lie in one Fusarium poae strain DAOMC 252244 chromosome 1, whole genome shotgun sequence genomic window:
- a CDS encoding hypothetical protein (SECRETED:SignalP(1-20)~CAZy:PL1_4~CAZy:PL1) encodes MPSLFKTLFAVAALLPSAFAALPTKAEGFASSTTGGGSAAAVYPKNAQELISYLGDSQPRRIMLDRTINFIGTEGTASETGCAPWGTGSQCQLAINQNGWCNNYQPNAPKVNVKYDKAGVLGITVGSNKSLIGVGNKGVIRGKGLRIIGAKNVIIQNVHITELNPQLVWGGDAITLDDTDNVWIDHVTTSLIGRQHIVLGNKACNRVTISNSKIDGTTNWSASCNTYHYWGLYFAGSNDLVTFKNNYVYRVSGRGPKVAGNTLLHAVNNFFHDVPDHAFEIDSGSALVEGNVFQNVKYPVNSKGIQGQLFGVPNGGSACAAALGRNCQVNGFGSSGTLGGTSTGFLNNFKGKTIASASDYNSAKSVMTSAGFGMA; translated from the coding sequence ATGCCTTCTCTCTTCAAGACCCTGTTCGCGGTCGCCGCTCTCCTTCCCTCAGCATTTGCTGCTCTCCCTACCAAGGCCGAGGGTTTTGCTTCCAGCACAACCGGTGGTGGTAGTGCCGCCGCCGTCTACCCCAAGAACGCCCAGGAACTCATCAGCTACCTCGGTGACTCTCAGCCTCGCCGTATTATGCTTGACCGCACTATCAACTTCATCGGCACCGAGGGTACCGCCTCAGAGACCGGCTGCGCTCCTTGGGGAACCGGCTCCCAGTGCCAGCTCGCCATCAACCAGAACGGCTGGTGCAATAACTACCAGCCCAACGCCCCCAAGGTCAACGTCAAGTACGACAAGGCCGGTGTTCTGGGCATCACAGTTGGCTCCAACAAGTCCTTGATCGGTGTTGGCAACAAGGGTGTCATCCGTGGAAAGGGTCTCCGCATCATCGGAGCCAAGAACGTCATCATCCAGAACGTTCACATCACCGAGCTGAACCCTCAGCTCGTCTGGGGTGGTGATGCCATCACTCTCGACGACACTGACAACGTTTGGATCGACCACGTTACGACCTCTCTCATCGGCCGTCAGCACATTGTTCTAGGCAACAAGGCCTGCAACCGTGTCACCATCTCCAACAGCAAGATCGATGGTACCACCAACTGGTCCGCCAGCTGCAACACCTACCACTACTGGGGTCTCTACTTTGCCGGCTCCAACGATCTGGTCACCTTCAAGAACAACTACGTCTACCGTGTCTCTGGCCGTGGCCCCAAGGTCGCCGGTAACACTCTCCTCCACGCCGTTAACAACTTCTTCCACGATGTGCCTGACCACGCCTTCGAGATCGACTCTGGCTCTGCTCTCGTTGAGGGTAATGTCTTCCAGAACGTCAAGTACCCCGTCAACTCCAAGGGCATTCAGGGTCAACTTTTCGGTGTTCCCAACGGTGGCAGTGCTTGTGCTGCTGCTCTCGGCCGAAACTGCCAGGTCAACGGCTTTGGCAGCTCTGGAACTCTCGGTGGTACCAGCACTGGTTTCCTCAACAACTTCAAGGGCAAGACCATTGCTTCTGCCTCTGACTACAACAGCGCCAAGAGCGTCATGACCTCCGCTGGTTTCGGCATGGCTTAA
- a CDS encoding hypothetical protein (TransMembrane:14 (o270-294i306-324o420-448i508-528o540-560i572-596o608-628i640-663o711-729i931-948o964-987i999-1019o1031-1057i1064-1083o)~BUSCO:2395at5125), protein MDPPPRRENSSPGRHLGESSSGTASPADTRHQPAQTESAVSPVTHVDNLPENLQSADTVRPRTEGYGSISGPAGSAQQSKETSQERGLVRSAQSSRPSRGPQRMRSATRLRKPPMPRRPSSNTPYRGGVFSVDDEVHEVEADAAVRQQSYRRRPGLPTQLSRVQSRPDDDNDDDNDRSDQPTETPTETPQEDEEETPLDEHDDSDSDVSEAESFTLKDRQQAINQTHPFGIRVWKPALYKKDRSIQKFAQADIHSAPGGRVNNWLLTFNLLWTLLFGWWLATLAALGAIVCLLFAAAPSGREYGRVLWGLAGYIFYPFGKFVRLEKDETYMHEDQDEGRSISEYEQWQSGDIEHGRLFFGPDSEHNRSIVGRSRRSIDSEPSETQSLLGRGRRGEHVETDMSYQHKRRLFGRGEWNVGRVIFFVFFYCLISPSLLFVSAICWFLVFWIPMGKTTFLLFDHLRRHPLALSFESDIRYIREDGGPSSSVLLCTYRAVGSRYWKYTVDGTNIFLINLMVVVIFVIFDWLVIEGVFHVEGFITSPAFLFCAGLLSIIPLAYFIGQAVASISAQSSMGVGAAINAFFATVVEVFLYCVALSQGKGQLVEGSIVGSIFAGILFLPGISMCFGAIKRKTQRFNARSAGVTSTMLLFAIVGAFGPTLFYQIYGTHELNCMDCEDYNAGENSRDCRRCYFSQAPSLNDRFYLEAVRPYCYMAATTLFFSYLIGLWFTLRTHAAVIWNAEVDEKRHEDHMHSSSLRTSQVHGHIHPHTHNPATAETSGADVRDSQLYKRILGQSLKQSGFGEELSRQNSTAGQSVGANGSASTLHVVPPKSSGGEPSHSALHVPSLSDADNKMLVREVAEIAATAATIASRERMSRKPSAMPANHGAGARPTPSRQHTHGDVAETEGPATEAHQAHGGHDAPNWSRAKSSIILLGATVLYAIIAEILVDTVDVVLESFAIDQKFLGITLFALVPNTTEFLNAISFAMNGNIALSMEIGSAYALQVCLLQIPALVFYSAFWPGVPEGGDPALYTFSLLFPQWDLVMTVLCVFLLSYMYGEGKSNYFKGSILMLTYLVVIIGYYFSGYSSDAMGMQRFDVMGADGNYQSYKTIGRSIKGAAFPA, encoded by the exons ATGGATCCTCCCCCAAGACGAGAGAACTCGTCGCCTGGGCGCCATCTTGGCGAGTCCTCGTCCGGCACTGCATCTCCCGCAGACACGCGTCACCAGCCTGCCCAGACCGAGTCTGCCGTATCTCCTGTTACTCATGTTGACAACCTGCCCGAGAATCTCCAGTCGGCAGACACAGTGCGCCCTAGAACAGAGGGTTATG GTTCGATAAGCGGCCCAGCTGGCTCTGCCCAACAATCAAAGGAAACGTCCCAAGAGCGCGGTTTAGTTCGCTCAGCCCAGTCCTCACGTCCTTCTCGAGGCCCTCAGAGAATGCGATCTGCTACCCGATTGCGAAAACCACCAATGCCTCGACGACCCTCTTCAAATACCCCTTATCGCGGCGGAGTATTCTCCGTCGACGACGAAGTTCACGAAGTAGAAGCTGATGCTGCTGTGCGTCAACAATCATACCGTCGCAGACCAGGGCTGCCGACCCAACTTTCCCGCGTCCAATCGCGTCCAGACGACGACAACGACGATGACAATGACCGAAGCGACCAGCCCACAGAAACTCCTACTGAAACCCCGcaggaggatgaggaagagactCCTCTCGACGAACACGACGATTCGGATAGCGATGTCAGTGAGGCAGAGAGCTTTACCCTAAAGGATAGGCAGCAGGCCATCAACCAGACTCACCCCTTCGGTATTCGAGTATGGAAACCCGCCTTGTACAAGAAGGATCGTTCGATTCAAAAATTCGCCCAAGCAGATATTCACTCTGCCCCAGGAGGTCGCGTTAACAACTGGCTTCTTACATTTAATTTGCTTTGGACGCTCCTATTTGGATGGTGGTTGGCTACGTTAGCAGCCCTTGGCGCCATTGTATGTCTGCTttttgctgctgctcctaGCGGGAGAGAGTATGGCAGAGTTCTCTGGGGTCTTGCCGGGTATATTTTCTATCCTTTTGGCAAGTTTGTCCGCCTGGAAAAGGATGAGACTTACATGCACGAGGACCAAGACGAGGGACGCAGTATCTCAGAATACGAACAATGGCAAAGTGGCGACATTGAACACGGGCGACTATTCTTTGGACCTGATAGCGAACACAATCGCTCGATTGTTGGACGGTCGAGACGAAGCATCGACTCAGAGCCCAGCGAGACCCAAAGTCTTCTGGGCCGAGGCCGACGTGGTGAGCATGTTGAAACCGACATGTCTTATCAGCACAAGAGACGACTTTTTGGCCGCGGCGAGTGGAATGTTGGCCGTGTCATCTTTTTCGTCTTCTTCTACTGCCTCATCTCACCCTCGCTTCTATTCGTTTCTGCCATTTGTTGGTTCTTGGTCTTCTGGATCCCTATGGGCAAGACCACATTTCTGCTCTTTGACCACCTTCGACGACATCCCCTGGCTTTGTCCTTCGAGAGTGATATAAGATACATTCGCGAGGATGGCGGCCCGAGCTCGTCTGTTCTCCTCTGCACATATCGCGCCGTTGGCTCAAGATACTGGAAGTACACCGTAGATGGAACCaacatcttcctcatcaacctGATGGTAGTTGTTATATTCGTCATCTTTGACTGGCTTGTGATTGAGGGTGTTTTCCATGTCGAGGGCTTTATTACGTCTCCCGCCTTTCTCTTTTGCGCCGGCCTTCTATCTATCATTCCTCTTGCCTACTTCATCGGTCAAGCTGTTGCTTCTATTTCAGCACAGTCATCGATGGGTGTGGGCGCTGCCATTAATGCCTTCTTCGCAACTGTTGTGGAAGTGTTCCTTTACTGTGTTGCTCTTAGTCAGGGCAAAGGTCAACTCGTCGAGGGCAGTATCGTTGGCAGTATTTTCGCCGGTATCCTATTTTTGCCCGGAATTTCCATGTGCTTTGGTGCCATCAAACGAAAGACGCAGCGCTTCAATGCGCGGTCTGCAGGTGTAACGTCAACAATGTTGCTCTTCGCAATTGTCGGAGCTTTTGGTCCAACCCTGTTTTACCAGATTTACGGAACTCACGAGCTCAACTGCATGGACTGCGAGGACTACAACGCTGGCGAGAACAGTAGGGACTGCCGCCGTTGCTACTTCAGCCAGGCTCCATCGCTCAACGACAGATTCTACCTGGAGGCGGTGCGTCCTTACTGCTACATGGCAGCGACCACACTGTTCTTCTCGTACTTGATCGGGTTGTGGTTCACTCTTCGAACGCACGCTGCCGTCATTTGGAACGCCGAGGTTGATGAAAAGCGACACGAAGACCACATGCATTCTTCGAGCCTCCGAACTTCTCAAGTTCATGGCCATATCCACCCCCATACTCACAACCCGGCAACTGCCGAGACCAGTGGTGCAGATGTTCGTGACTCTCAGCTTTACAAGCGCATTCTGGGTCAGTCTCTGAAGCAATCTGGGTTTGGAGAGGAACTTTCCCGCCAAAATTCTACCGCTGGGCAATCAGTTGGCGCCAACGGCTCAGCTTCTACCCTTCATGTCGTGCCCCCCAAGTCTAGTGGTGGTGAGCCATCGCACTCCGCTCTCCATGTCCCAAGCCTCAGCGATGCCGACAACAAGATGCTTGTACGTGAGGTCGCCGAGATTGCCGCCACAGCTGCTACCATTGCCTCGCGTGAACGAATGTCAAGAAAGCCTTCAGCTATGCCCGCTAATCACGGAGCAGGCGCTCGTCCCACGCCGAGCCGTCAGCATACCCATGGCGATGTCGCTGAGACTGAGGGACCCGCTACTGAGGCTCACCAAGCACATGGTGGCCATGATGCCCCCAACTGGAGTCGCGCCAAGAGTTCCATCATCCTTCTTGGGGCAACTGTTCTGTATGCCATCATTGCCGAAATCCTAGTTGACACTGTGGATGTTGTCTTGGAAAGCTTCGCGATTGATCAAAAGTTCCTCGGTATCACCTTGTTTGCTCTTGTGCCCAACACAACTGAATTTCTG AACGCCATCTCCTTCGCTATGAACGGAAATATTGCGCTGTCCATGGAGATTGGTTCAGCTTACGCTCTGCAAGTGTGCCTTCTTCAAATTCCTGCCCTCGTGTTCTACTCGGCCTTCTGGCCTGGGGTGCCTGAAGGTGGTGATCCGGCGCTATACACCTTCTCGCTCCTGTTCCCACAATGGGACCTTGTCATGACCGTTCTCTGCGTGTTCTTGCTGAGTTATATGTATGGTGAAGGAAAGAGCAACTACTTTAAGGGAAGCATTCTCATGCTGACCTACTTGGTTGTCATCATTGGCTACTACTTCAGTGGCTATTCGTCCGATGCTATGGGCATGCAGCGTTTTGATGTCATGGGAGCTGATGGAAACTACCAGAGCTACAAGACGATCGGAAGATCGATAAAGGGCGCGGCGTTTCCAGCTTAA